In the genome of Magnetococcales bacterium, the window GTAACATCTGCCCATCGCACCCCCGCACGCACCCATGATTATGCCGTTTCAGCCGCTGGTCGTGGACTTAAAGTCCTGATTGTCGGGGCGGGAGCTGCGGCGCACCTGGCCGGAGTAGTGGCCTCGCTGACCCCCTTGCCGGTCATTGGCATCCCCCTCTCGGCGACAACCCTGCAAGGGATGGATGCCCTGCTCGCCACGGTACAAATGCCGGGTGGCATCCCGGTTGCCACCATGGCCATTGGCCGCGCCGGCGCCCAAAACGCGGCCTTGCTGACGATTCGCATCCTGGCCCTCTCCCAACCGGAATTGGCTGAA includes:
- the purE gene encoding 5-(carboxyamino)imidazole ribonucleotide mutase; translation: MHEHPWVGILMGSDSDWEVMQEAVKTLKKFGVPCEVTVTSAHRTPARTHDYAVSAAGRGLKVLIVGAGAAAHLAGVVASLTPLPVIGIPLSATTLQGMDALLATVQMPGGIPVATMAIGRAGAQNAALLTIRILALSQPELAERLNAYHQEMVTAVEAKEKSLQAKVAALG